The DNA region GCCGAACTCGGGCGCCCGTGGCGGTGGTTGGGGGAGCGCGATCGGGGTCGTCACCAGAAGGCCTCCGGGGTAGGACGCAGGTCTGCGCGGCATCCGATGTGTACACCCCGGGGCCAGCGCGCGCGGTAACGAAGACGTAACATTGCTCCGATGGCTGAAGCGCTCTCATCGATCGGTAGGCGCCGAAATGTTTCGGTACCGCCCGGATCCCTGGGATGTTTGAGAAAGTCCGCTGATCGGGTTCTTCCGCACTGCGGAAGTGCCCGCCCGTACGTCCCGGTGCGGAGCCCACACTGACGCCTCCGAGCCGAGGCGGAGGTCCGACGATGACGTCGATCGTGCGAAACCAGTGGTACGTGGCCGCGTACGGCCGGGAGATCGGGCGCGACCTGTTCTCCCGGACGATCTGCGGGGAGTCGATCCTGTTCTGGCGGACCGAAGCCGGTGCGGTGACCGCGATGTCCGATCGGTGCGTGCACCGCCGGTTCCCGCTGGCCGAGAAGCCCAGCCATCTCGTCGGCGACACGGTCGTCTGCGGCTACCACGGCTTCACCTACGGCGCCGACGGCGTCTGCGTGGCCGTCCCCGGGCAGGCCCGGGTGCCGCGGACGGCCCGGTTACGGTCCTACCCGGTCGTCGAGCAGGACTCGTTCGTCTGGGTCTTCATCGGGGAGCCCGCGCTCGCGGAGTCGGTCCCGATTCCCCGCGCACCCTGGCTGAGCCAGGAGGGGTGGACCACGGTCGCGGGCCGGGAGCCGCTGGCCGCCCGGGCGAGCCTCCTGGTCGACAACCTCATGGACCTGTCCCACGAGACGTACCTGCACGGCGGCTACATCGGGACGCCGGAGGTGGCCGAGACCCCGATCACGACCGAGGTCGACGACGAGGCCGGCGTCGTCCGGGTGTCCCGGCGGATGGCCGACGCGGCCTGCCCGCCGTTCTACGCGAACTCCACCGGCCTCACCGGACGGATCACCCGCTGGCAGGACATCGAGTACCAGCCGCCCTGCCTCTACACGCTGCACTCCCGGATCGCCCCGGTCGGCGTGCTCCCGAACGACGACGGCACCGACCCGGACGCGTTCCACGTCGAGGTCGTGTACGCGATCACCCCGGAGACCGAGCACTCGACCCACGACTTCTGGGCCGTCGCCCGCGATTTCGCCCTGGACGACCAGGGCGTGTCGGACTTCCTCGCCGAGAGCAACCGGACTGTCGTCCTGCAGGACGTGGCCGCGCTGAACGTCCTCGAGCAGGTGATCGCGGGCGAGCCGGACGGCTACCAGGAGCTGTCGATCAACATCGACACCGGCGGTCTGGCCGCCCGCCGGATGCTGGACCGCCTGGCCACCGGTCGATGACCGGGGCCCGTCGGCCGCTGCGGGTGACCTGGATCCCCGGCTCCGACCTGCTCCACGGCCGCTGCCACTGCGGAGCCGAGCGGACGAGCAGCGATCCGGTGGCCCTGTGGGACTGGCTGCTCGACCATCCGGAGCACGCCGGTGACTGACGATCGACTGCTCCGGGTGGAGAGACGCGAGACCGCGGCCGACGGGGTCGTGCTGCTGGAACTCGTCGACCCGGACGGCCGGGCGCTCCCGGCCTGGGATCCGGGCGCCCACATCGACCTCGTGCTGGGGCCGTACGTCCGGCAGTACTCGCTCTGCGGCGACCCGGCCGACCGGGCCCGCTGGCGGATCGCGATCCTCCGGGACGCCGACGGGCGGGGCGGATCCGCGTTCGCCCACGACCGGCTCGCGGCCGGGGACGTCGTCGCGGTGAGTGGGCCCCGGAACCACTTCCGGCTCGACCCGTCGCCGCGGTACCTGTTCGTCGCCGGCGGGATCGGCATCACGCCGATCGTCCCGATGGTGGCCGCGGCGACCGCGGCCGGGGCCGACTGGGAGCTGCACTACGGCGGCCGGTCGCGCGCGTCGATGGCGTTCTCCCACCGGTTGGCGGCCGACTACGGCGACCGGGTGCGGGTCCACCCGCAGGACGAGACCGGCCTGCTCGACCTCGACCGCATCCTCGGCGGGTCCCGGTCCGGCACGCTGGTCTACTGCTGCGGGCCGGAACCCCTGCTCCAGGCGGTCGAACAGCGATGTCTGGCCGGGGAACTGAGGGTCGAGCGGTTCTCGGCCCAGCCCCGGGACGAGGGCACCGCGTTCGAGGTCGTGCTCCGGCGCAGCGGGCTCACGCTGACCGTCCCGCCCGGCCGGTCGATCCTCGACGTCGTCGAAGCGGCCGGCGTCCCGGTGCTGTCGTCGTGTCGCGAGGGCACCTGCGGCACGTGCGAGACCGCGGTCCTGGAC from Cryptosporangium phraense includes:
- a CDS encoding aromatic ring-hydroxylating dioxygenase subunit alpha — encoded protein: MTSIVRNQWYVAAYGREIGRDLFSRTICGESILFWRTEAGAVTAMSDRCVHRRFPLAEKPSHLVGDTVVCGYHGFTYGADGVCVAVPGQARVPRTARLRSYPVVEQDSFVWVFIGEPALAESVPIPRAPWLSQEGWTTVAGREPLAARASLLVDNLMDLSHETYLHGGYIGTPEVAETPITTEVDDEAGVVRVSRRMADAACPPFYANSTGLTGRITRWQDIEYQPPCLYTLHSRIAPVGVLPNDDGTDPDAFHVEVVYAITPETEHSTHDFWAVARDFALDDQGVSDFLAESNRTVVLQDVAALNVLEQVIAGEPDGYQELSINIDTGGLAARRMLDRLATGR
- a CDS encoding PDR/VanB family oxidoreductase; translated protein: MTDDRLLRVERRETAADGVVLLELVDPDGRALPAWDPGAHIDLVLGPYVRQYSLCGDPADRARWRIAILRDADGRGGSAFAHDRLAAGDVVAVSGPRNHFRLDPSPRYLFVAGGIGITPIVPMVAAATAAGADWELHYGGRSRASMAFSHRLAADYGDRVRVHPQDETGLLDLDRILGGSRSGTLVYCCGPEPLLQAVEQRCLAGELRVERFSAQPRDEGTAFEVVLRRSGLTLTVPPGRSILDVVEAAGVPVLSSCREGTCGTCETAVLDGTVDHRDTLLTADEQAANDTMFVCVSRAASSPLILDL